One window of the Reyranella humidisoli genome contains the following:
- a CDS encoding DUF7168 domain-containing protein, with the protein MTVGDSSAFDKLKARIQALRAKTIDNGCTEGEALAAAAKVAELLDRYELSLTDVEIRETQCEERVYETHLRKRIPIDECIGAIAAFCDCRVWREKNAAGEARYVFFGLPADVEVAHYLTELIDGAVRAELGRYKVSAGYKRFMHQERHLANASFTLGMCASIADRLVTMKAERDGVLQSSGRGLMVLKAAVVDTELERLGLKLRTVEAGPGRFISPDAYDAGGAAGESVALNPGIRRR; encoded by the coding sequence GTGACGGTCGGCGACTCTTCGGCCTTCGACAAGCTGAAGGCGCGTATCCAGGCACTGCGCGCCAAGACTATCGACAACGGCTGCACCGAGGGCGAGGCGCTGGCGGCGGCGGCCAAGGTCGCTGAACTGCTCGATCGCTACGAGCTGTCGCTCACGGATGTCGAGATCCGCGAGACGCAGTGCGAGGAGCGGGTCTACGAGACCCATCTCAGGAAGCGCATCCCGATCGACGAATGCATCGGCGCCATTGCGGCGTTCTGCGATTGCCGCGTCTGGCGCGAGAAGAACGCGGCCGGCGAGGCGCGCTATGTCTTCTTCGGCCTGCCTGCCGATGTAGAAGTCGCGCACTACCTGACCGAGCTGATCGACGGCGCGGTCCGTGCCGAACTCGGCCGCTACAAGGTTTCGGCCGGGTACAAGCGCTTCATGCATCAGGAGCGTCACCTCGCGAATGCGTCCTTCACACTCGGCATGTGCGCGTCCATCGCCGACCGGTTGGTGACGATGAAGGCGGAACGCGACGGGGTGCTCCAGAGCAGCGGCCGCGGGTTGATGGTACTCAAGGCCGCCGTCGTCGATACCGAACTCGAGAGGCTCGGATTGAAGCTACGGACCGTGGAAGCGGGGCCAGGGCGCTTCATCTCGCCCGATGCCTACGATGCTGGTGGGGCGGCCGGCGAATCGGTCGCCCTCAATCCCGGCATCCGCCGCCGGTAA